Proteins from a single region of Paenibacillus sp. BIHB 4019:
- a CDS encoding RrF2 family transcriptional regulator — protein sequence MKYSKATNYALHTMLFLVATSPDKPVGVQQLAERQQVSPTYLSKILTKLVKAGMIESASGANGGYKLKRNWEQISFLDIIHAIEGTASLFDCSLNHSSTCLIQQVMVSAEGKMEEHLRNQTIFELAQKMPVHLA from the coding sequence ATGAAATATTCAAAAGCTACTAACTATGCTCTGCATACGATGCTGTTTCTTGTGGCGACCAGCCCGGATAAGCCGGTTGGCGTTCAGCAATTGGCAGAGAGGCAGCAAGTATCGCCTACCTATTTGTCCAAAATATTGACCAAGCTCGTTAAGGCGGGCATGATTGAATCCGCTTCAGGCGCCAATGGAGGCTACAAGCTAAAGCGCAATTGGGAACAAATATCGTTTCTGGATATTATTCATGCCATCGAAGGCACCGCCTCCTTGTTTGATTGCTCGCTGAATCATAGTTCCACTTGTTTAATTCAACAAGTGATGGTGTCGGCTGAGGGGAAGATGGAGGAGCATCTAAGAAATCAAACGATATTTGAGCTTGCTCAAAAAATGCCGGTACATTTAGCATAG
- a CDS encoding methylated-DNA--[protein]-cysteine S-methyltransferase, translating into MRTDMMWMELELANQRWLLLATERGLCRVIFPHEELEGWRNWMNKAAPGKEPREDAEAIRRTGIVEWLERYFAGERSSFADIPLDLIGTSFQQQVWTALGQVPYGETRTYGDIAAAIGRPTAVRAVGAANGANPIPILLPCHRIVGADRKLTGFRGGLEMKRKLLELERIEGIADGGHARFQF; encoded by the coding sequence ATGAGAACGGATATGATGTGGATGGAGCTGGAGCTTGCCAATCAAAGGTGGCTATTGCTTGCAACCGAGCGGGGGCTGTGCCGTGTAATATTCCCGCATGAGGAGCTGGAAGGCTGGCGCAATTGGATGAACAAAGCAGCGCCTGGCAAGGAGCCGCGGGAAGATGCAGAGGCGATTAGACGGACAGGCATTGTGGAATGGCTGGAGCGTTATTTTGCCGGGGAACGCAGCTCGTTTGCTGACATACCGCTCGATTTAATCGGGACGTCCTTTCAGCAGCAAGTATGGACCGCGCTTGGCCAGGTGCCTTACGGTGAAACTCGAACCTATGGCGACATTGCGGCTGCCATCGGGCGGCCTACGGCAGTACGGGCTGTCGGTGCTGCGAATGGCGCCAACCCGATTCCGATTTTGCTGCCCTGCCACCGAATTGTTGGAGCGGACCGCAAGCTGACAGGCTTTCGCGGAGGTCTGGAGATGAAGCGCAAGCTGCTGGAGCTGGAGCGCATTGAAGGCATAGCAGACGGCGGGCATGCAAGATTTCAATTTTAG
- a CDS encoding response regulator transcription factor, with the protein MNKTLLLVEDESLIREVIADYFKMSGWRVFEAENGKEALLWLGTVQPDLIILDIMMPQLDGFEVCRQVRSTLAIPIILLTAKSSDEDKIMGFELGADDYVTKPFSPKVLLARAAALMKRVEGSVVLQPNILTFGDAMLNLTAHRLDVNGTEVVLAPKEYDLLLFLIKNKGIVLRRDVILNQIWGMDFEGDSRVVDSHIKKLRSKLGFEARHIRTVIGTGYKFEEEP; encoded by the coding sequence ATGAATAAAACGTTATTGCTAGTTGAAGATGAAAGCTTGATTCGGGAAGTGATAGCCGATTATTTCAAGATGAGCGGCTGGCGCGTATTTGAGGCGGAAAATGGCAAGGAAGCGCTGCTTTGGCTGGGCACTGTGCAGCCCGATCTGATCATTCTCGACATTATGATGCCGCAATTGGATGGCTTCGAGGTATGCCGCCAAGTACGGAGTACCTTGGCTATTCCGATTATTTTATTGACGGCTAAATCAAGCGATGAAGATAAAATTATGGGGTTTGAGCTAGGGGCGGACGATTATGTAACGAAGCCCTTCAGTCCTAAGGTGCTGCTGGCGCGGGCAGCCGCCTTGATGAAACGGGTGGAGGGCAGCGTCGTGCTGCAGCCGAATATTTTAACATTTGGCGATGCGATGCTTAATTTGACCGCTCACCGCTTGGATGTAAACGGCACTGAGGTGGTGCTTGCGCCTAAAGAATACGATTTGTTATTGTTTTTAATTAAAAATAAAGGGATAGTTTTGCGCAGAGACGTCATTTTGAACCAAATTTGGGGGATGGATTTTGAAGGGGATTCCCGTGTCGTTGATTCCCATATTAAGAAGCTTCGGAGCAAGCTCGGCTTTGAGGCTCGGCATATTCGCACCGTTATTGGTACGGGCTATAAATTTGAGGAGGAGCCATGA
- the uvrA gene encoding excinuclease ABC subunit UvrA → MDHFIQVSGARENNLKNISIQIPRDQIVVFTGVSGSGKSSLAFDTLYAEGQKRYVESLSAYARHFLGQVGKPDVDAIEGLSPAIAIQQKTTSNNPRSTVGTLTKVYDYLRLLWARVGTPHCPVCNDEISRQSVDEIVDQIYSLPQGTRFAVLAPIVQNQQGEHHKILEHAKASGYARVRVDGSFYQLDDDIPFHKNEKHTVEIVVDRLTVKADDSQRLTDSLETAFSLAGDIVLIYQYGSGEETSFSQSYSCPRCEVSLAELTPRMFSFNNQEGACRTCSGLGFQVKAPSFKGAAAMQQEAVDETLAPPCPDCHGDRLAPMLLAVTVGGMNIAEFCRLSVAAALDFIANLRLPGAKAAIAELIVAEIGSRLQFMNNVGLEYLQLSRTSGTLSGGESQRIRLASQIGSGLTGVLYILDEPSIGLHQRDNARLLSALGDMREMGNTLIVVEHDEETIRQADWIVDIGPGAGKNGGYVVAQGRLDDIAKEPSSVTGQYLSRKKQIAVPEYRRKGNGKALTIIGAAENNLQDIDVSIPLGTLTCVTGVSGSGKSSLINEIVYKRLAAELNRAHTSAGNHQQMQGIDFLDKIIHIDQSPIGRTPRSNPATYTGLFDQIRSLYALTNEAKVRGYGPGRFSFNISGGRCEACAGDGMMKLEMHFLPSVFVACDVCKGKRYNRETLEVHYKGKSIADVLEMTADEAAAFFGNVPKIRKKIEALCQVGLGYVQLGQSSTTLSGGEAQRVKLAAELQKPATGSTLYVMDEPTTGLHVADVHQLVHILHALVDGGNTVVVIEHNLDLIKNADYIIDLGPEGGTHGGSIVCTGTPEEVADCEASYTGQYLRAELKGN, encoded by the coding sequence ATGGACCATTTTATACAGGTTAGCGGTGCGCGAGAAAATAATTTAAAAAACATTAGTATTCAAATTCCCCGTGATCAAATCGTCGTATTTACTGGAGTGAGCGGCTCTGGCAAATCCAGCTTGGCGTTTGATACCCTATATGCGGAGGGCCAAAAACGTTATGTAGAGTCATTATCTGCGTATGCCCGGCATTTTTTGGGACAAGTCGGCAAGCCGGATGTTGACGCCATAGAAGGGCTTTCGCCAGCCATTGCCATTCAGCAAAAAACGACCTCCAACAACCCGCGTTCTACCGTCGGGACGCTAACGAAAGTTTATGATTATTTGCGTTTGCTATGGGCCAGAGTCGGAACGCCGCATTGCCCCGTTTGCAACGATGAAATTAGCCGGCAATCTGTTGATGAAATCGTTGACCAAATTTATAGTTTGCCGCAAGGAACGAGGTTTGCAGTGCTTGCCCCTATCGTCCAAAATCAGCAAGGCGAGCACCATAAAATACTGGAGCACGCCAAGGCTAGCGGTTATGCGCGTGTCCGGGTGGACGGTTCCTTTTATCAGCTGGATGATGATATTCCGTTTCATAAAAACGAGAAGCATACGGTAGAAATTGTCGTTGATCGGCTTACGGTGAAAGCAGATGATTCACAGCGGCTGACCGATTCCCTTGAAACTGCGTTTTCGCTAGCTGGTGATATCGTCCTTATTTATCAATATGGCAGCGGGGAAGAGACTTCCTTCTCACAAAGCTACAGCTGTCCACGCTGCGAGGTGTCATTAGCCGAGTTAACGCCGCGCATGTTTTCATTCAATAACCAAGAAGGGGCATGCCGGACCTGCTCGGGGCTAGGTTTTCAAGTCAAAGCGCCCTCTTTTAAGGGAGCTGCTGCAATGCAGCAGGAGGCTGTGGATGAAACGCTTGCGCCGCCATGCCCAGATTGCCACGGAGACCGTCTTGCGCCCATGCTGCTTGCTGTCACGGTTGGCGGTATGAACATCGCTGAATTTTGCAGGTTATCTGTTGCTGCTGCCCTTGATTTTATTGCGAATTTGAGGCTGCCTGGAGCGAAGGCGGCGATTGCTGAATTGATCGTTGCGGAAATTGGTTCCCGGCTTCAGTTTATGAACAATGTAGGCTTGGAGTATTTACAGCTGTCAAGGACATCCGGCACCCTTTCCGGGGGCGAGAGCCAGCGCATTAGATTAGCTTCGCAAATCGGTTCGGGCTTAACAGGCGTATTATATATTTTAGATGAGCCCTCCATTGGCCTTCATCAACGGGACAATGCGCGACTGTTGTCGGCATTAGGGGACATGCGTGAAATGGGGAATACGCTCATTGTCGTTGAGCATGATGAAGAAACGATCAGACAGGCAGATTGGATTGTAGATATTGGTCCCGGCGCCGGGAAAAATGGCGGTTATGTTGTTGCGCAAGGAAGGCTCGACGATATTGCGAAGGAGCCAAGCTCGGTAACCGGTCAATATTTATCTCGCAAAAAACAAATTGCCGTCCCGGAATACAGGCGCAAAGGCAATGGGAAAGCTTTAACGATTATAGGAGCGGCAGAAAATAATTTGCAAGACATTGATGTTTCCATCCCACTGGGCACATTGACATGTGTGACAGGCGTTTCCGGCTCTGGAAAATCAAGCTTAATCAATGAAATCGTCTATAAAAGGCTGGCTGCGGAGCTCAACCGTGCCCACACGAGTGCGGGAAATCATCAGCAAATGCAGGGAATCGATTTTCTGGATAAAATCATTCACATTGACCAAAGCCCGATAGGGCGTACCCCGCGCTCCAACCCGGCTACGTACACTGGACTTTTTGACCAAATCAGGTCGCTATACGCCCTGACGAATGAAGCGAAAGTTCGTGGCTACGGTCCGGGAAGATTTTCGTTCAATATATCGGGGGGCCGCTGTGAGGCATGTGCCGGCGACGGAATGATGAAGCTGGAGATGCATTTTCTTCCTAGCGTATTTGTAGCCTGTGATGTATGCAAAGGGAAACGCTACAATCGTGAAACGCTGGAGGTTCACTATAAAGGTAAAAGCATTGCCGACGTTTTAGAAATGACAGCGGATGAAGCGGCCGCGTTTTTCGGCAACGTTCCTAAAATTCGCAAAAAGATCGAAGCGCTTTGCCAGGTAGGACTGGGGTATGTGCAGCTGGGGCAATCCTCCACGACGTTGTCAGGAGGGGAAGCGCAGCGAGTAAAGCTTGCAGCAGAGCTGCAGAAGCCGGCTACAGGCTCAACCCTATATGTTATGGATGAACCTACGACAGGGCTGCATGTGGCGGATGTGCATCAATTGGTTCATATTTTGCATGCGCTCGTCGATGGCGGGAATACGGTAGTTGTTATTGAGCACAATTTGGATTTGATTAAAAATGCTGATTATATTATCGATTTAGGCCCCGAAGGTGGCACACATGGCGGCAGCATCGTTTGCACAGGTACGCCAGAGGAGGTAGCCGATTGCGAAGCAAGCTATACCGGCCAATATTTGCGAGCTGAGCTGAAAGGAAACTAA
- a CDS encoding HAMP domain-containing sensor histidine kinase: MRKRGVTFKLFIMTVVFFLCFYGMVILCQLLLFDQFYENQKISGNEKQLAKFAQNYAQTGWSSSKTSNEAARFMLQNKIQLAILTLDGKVRMDDPYHITLKTDDQSLYVVPLSLFLNSYETEFRAAGIQSGNVVTVEGEMEPGTEAMNQVLYPLSIHKTGRPSVGYTSNVTIGGEYKKVSGVVTELIQPVSRTYTTRQGILLDAISEWFPLSDERKEKLENMEVVEEKWTQTWSGVRNSIMIYPVEQQSGEVDLLFSVTSLQEIGETNEALRWFYVYLGVGGFILIIILSFFFSKMVTRPLISMNNAAKRMVQLDFSVHEPIRQNDELGSLSSSLHTLSRSLDTALGDLKKANQQLVKDIAEKQRMEQAQQEFFANASHELKTPLSIVKSFSEGLQDGVGAGKQDHYLKVIVEEAQNMEMLVEDMLNLATLQSDTFKLRKSTFMLSELLEDVTGNYVHMLQDKQLEATVMTSNELPLHADARWMKHVLSNFIGNAIQHAQENSDITIQIEGRGSRLMFSIENVGDTIPEEKLEQIWQRFYRVESSRNRRTGGTGLGLSIVKRILELHESEYQVENTEKGVKFTVIFKG, translated from the coding sequence ATGAGAAAGCGGGGAGTTACTTTTAAGCTGTTCATTATGACCGTTGTCTTTTTTCTTTGTTTTTACGGCATGGTGATCCTCTGTCAGCTGCTGCTGTTTGATCAATTTTATGAAAATCAGAAAATAAGCGGCAATGAAAAGCAGCTGGCGAAATTTGCCCAGAACTATGCCCAGACCGGCTGGAGCTCCAGCAAAACGTCCAATGAGGCTGCCCGTTTTATGCTTCAAAATAAAATCCAGCTCGCTATTTTAACGCTGGACGGCAAAGTGAGAATGGATGATCCATATCACATTACATTAAAAACGGATGATCAAAGTTTATATGTCGTTCCCTTGTCCTTGTTCTTGAATAGCTATGAAACGGAATTCCGGGCAGCCGGCATTCAGTCCGGGAATGTTGTAACGGTGGAAGGAGAGATGGAGCCTGGGACAGAAGCGATGAATCAGGTGCTGTATCCGTTAAGCATTCACAAAACGGGCCGCCCAAGTGTAGGCTACACCTCCAATGTGACGATTGGAGGCGAGTATAAGAAGGTTTCCGGCGTGGTCACTGAACTGATCCAACCTGTTTCGAGGACGTATACGACGCGGCAAGGCATTTTGCTGGATGCGATCAGCGAGTGGTTTCCACTCAGTGACGAGCGGAAGGAAAAGCTCGAAAACATGGAGGTTGTAGAGGAAAAGTGGACTCAAACATGGTCAGGTGTTCGCAATTCGATCATGATTTATCCCGTTGAGCAGCAATCGGGGGAAGTGGATTTGCTGTTTTCCGTCACCTCTCTGCAGGAAATCGGCGAAACGAATGAAGCTTTGCGTTGGTTTTACGTCTATTTAGGTGTAGGGGGATTTATCCTCATCATCATTCTATCGTTCTTTTTTTCAAAAATGGTTACCCGTCCTCTTATTTCGATGAACAATGCGGCCAAAAGAATGGTGCAGCTTGATTTCAGCGTGCATGAGCCGATACGGCAAAACGATGAGCTGGGAAGCTTATCAAGCAGCCTCCATACGCTTTCACGCAGCTTGGATACTGCATTAGGAGATCTGAAGAAGGCGAATCAGCAGCTTGTTAAAGATATTGCGGAGAAGCAAAGGATGGAACAGGCTCAGCAGGAGTTTTTCGCAAATGCTTCTCATGAGCTGAAAACGCCGCTTAGTATTGTGAAAAGCTTCAGCGAAGGGCTGCAGGATGGCGTAGGAGCCGGTAAGCAGGATCACTATTTAAAGGTGATTGTGGAGGAAGCGCAGAACATGGAAATGCTTGTGGAGGACATGCTCAATTTGGCCACGCTGCAATCCGATACGTTCAAGCTGAGAAAAAGCACATTTATGCTTAGCGAGCTGCTTGAGGATGTGACGGGAAACTATGTCCATATGCTGCAAGACAAGCAGCTTGAAGCTACCGTTATGACGAGCAATGAGCTCCCGCTGCATGCCGACGCGAGGTGGATGAAGCATGTGCTATCAAATTTCATAGGCAATGCGATTCAGCACGCACAGGAAAACAGCGACATTACAATTCAGATTGAGGGCAGAGGGAGCAGGTTGATGTTCTCTATAGAAAATGTTGGCGATACGATTCCCGAAGAAAAACTGGAGCAAATATGGCAGCGTTTTTACCGCGTCGAAAGCTCGCGCAATCGGCGAACAGGAGGCACGGGACTGGGACTCTCTATTGTGAAACGGATCTTGGAGCTCCATGAAAGCGAGTACCAGGTTGAAAATACCGAGAAAGGCGTGAAATTCACGGTCATTTTTAAAGGCTGA
- a CDS encoding YafY family protein, whose translation MKIDRLLSIVMLLLERDKVSTSTLAKMFEVTPRTIFRDIEAINRAGIPIISYPGVHGGISIMEAYKIEKKLFTVSDITALLIGLNSIQSSMSSEEILNTIAKVKGLVSEEQMKDFESQISIDHTPWLGNRNVKPNFEEMKNAIHEKKLLSFKYSDHNSKRTLRKIEPYRLVLKNSNWYLQGYCMAKQDFRTFKLSRISALKPLNESFVPREIGPELFEMAENHTITIKLLIDESLHDFMAEYCGEQNVKPHDGNKFLVSFPFKENDLGYGYLLGFGNKCECLEPEHVRLELIKRINHLMDTYKLRTFPQVDHEK comes from the coding sequence TTGAAGATTGATCGATTATTATCTATCGTTATGCTGCTGCTTGAGCGTGATAAGGTCAGTACTTCTACCCTTGCGAAAATGTTTGAAGTTACCCCTCGCACGATTTTTCGAGACATAGAAGCGATAAACCGGGCCGGCATTCCCATTATTTCTTATCCGGGTGTCCATGGCGGTATAAGCATTATGGAAGCCTACAAAATAGAAAAAAAGCTTTTTACCGTTTCGGATATAACAGCCTTATTAATTGGGCTTAACAGCATTCAATCGTCAATGTCCAGCGAAGAAATTTTAAATACGATTGCGAAAGTAAAGGGGCTCGTTTCCGAAGAGCAAATGAAGGATTTTGAAAGTCAAATTTCTATTGACCATACGCCTTGGCTAGGCAACCGGAACGTAAAGCCGAACTTCGAGGAAATGAAAAATGCGATTCATGAGAAGAAGCTATTGTCGTTTAAATATTCTGACCATAACAGCAAGCGGACGCTGAGAAAAATCGAGCCCTACCGTTTGGTGCTGAAAAATTCAAACTGGTATTTACAGGGCTATTGTATGGCCAAACAGGATTTTCGCACATTTAAATTATCTCGTATTTCAGCACTAAAACCATTAAATGAAAGCTTTGTGCCTAGGGAAATTGGGCCAGAGCTGTTCGAGATGGCCGAAAATCATACGATTACCATTAAACTTCTAATTGATGAATCGCTTCACGACTTTATGGCGGAATACTGCGGGGAGCAAAACGTCAAGCCTCATGACGGAAATAAATTTCTCGTTTCCTTTCCATTCAAAGAAAATGATCTTGGATATGGTTATTTGCTTGGCTTTGGCAATAAATGCGAGTGCCTGGAGCCTGAACATGTGCGGTTAGAGCTTATTAAGAGAATTAATCATTTAATGGATACTTACAAGCTGCGTACATTCCCGCAGGTGGACCATGAGAAATAA
- a CDS encoding SDR family oxidoreductase has translation MKLMVTGATGQLGSLIVESLLQLVPANSLAVSVRSPKKAEAWSALGVDVRYGDFDKPESLVSAFDGIDRLLIVSTADIANRVQQHNTAIKAAQQAGVGFLVYTSSTNAAESKFIVALDHGKTEEAIVNAGIPYSILRNNWYLENESDMIKAAANGAPWVTSAGNGKVGWAGCRDYAEAAARVLSGEGHEHTIYELSGTPLQQEELAAIVAEVIQNDVNVQQVDDETYGNVMNAAGVPEPVIPFLVAIQSGIREGLLEMKSDDLPKLLGRSMTPLHEVIRKLIS, from the coding sequence ATGAAGTTAATGGTAACCGGAGCAACGGGACAACTTGGATCATTGATCGTCGAATCATTGCTGCAGCTAGTTCCTGCAAATAGCTTGGCTGTAAGCGTGCGTAGTCCAAAGAAGGCGGAAGCATGGAGCGCTCTTGGGGTAGATGTCCGTTATGGGGATTTTGACAAGCCTGAATCGCTGGTCTCGGCATTTGATGGCATCGACAGGCTGTTGATTGTATCTACAGCGGATATTGCCAATCGTGTTCAGCAGCATAACACCGCTATAAAAGCTGCACAACAAGCAGGGGTTGGCTTCCTCGTTTATACGAGCTCAACGAACGCAGCAGAAAGCAAATTCATAGTGGCGTTAGACCATGGCAAGACAGAGGAGGCCATAGTGAATGCCGGAATTCCCTATTCTATTTTGCGCAACAACTGGTACTTGGAAAATGAGTCTGACATGATCAAGGCTGCAGCAAATGGAGCCCCATGGGTAACATCAGCCGGAAATGGCAAAGTCGGATGGGCCGGCTGCCGCGATTATGCAGAGGCAGCCGCCCGCGTGCTGTCTGGCGAAGGGCACGAGCATACGATTTATGAGCTGTCAGGCACGCCTCTGCAGCAGGAAGAGCTGGCGGCGATTGTCGCCGAAGTGATCCAAAACGATGTAAATGTGCAGCAAGTTGATGACGAGACCTATGGGAACGTTATGAATGCTGCTGGTGTTCCTGAACCAGTGATTCCGTTTCTTGTTGCGATTCAAAGCGGAATACGCGAAGGACTATTGGAGATGAAGAGCGACGACCTGCCCAAGCTGCTTGGCCGCAGCATGACACCGCTCCATGAAGTGATTCGCAAACTGATTTCCTAG
- a CDS encoding DHA2 family efflux MFS transporter permease subunit has product MGQQQANPSIKLIPIVISLILAGFVGAFNETALNIALSNFIQVFQVTETTVQWLTTGYLLTLGILVPLSGLLMQWFTTRQLFLTAVIFSVIGAGIGGMAGSFEVLMTARIFQAIGTGLLLPLMFNTVLIIFPPHKRGFAMGLVTLVFTAAPAVGPTVSGLLIAHLSWHWIFWLSLVLMLIASLVGFIYMQNVSAITKPRIDLLSLVLSTAGFGGIVFGFGNAGESEAGWSSMNVIVPLAVGGLSLVLFVIRQLMMKQPLMNLRAFKHPMFVVGSLLIFVCMIVNLSSMLVLPMLLIRVFEMSTLSAAITLLPGGIILGVFSPVIGRLFDQFGPRWLVIPGILLAAVTIWFFSAVTAVSTIAFIVMLHICLMIGVLLVWMPAQTNGMNQLPRHMHPDGTAIMNTLIQIAGAIGMAVAVSVMASGANRYMHHAAGGSGSPFTPAALTAGIQDAFVFVLFVAVAGAIVGLFIKRVKAA; this is encoded by the coding sequence ATGGGTCAACAACAAGCAAATCCAAGCATTAAATTAATTCCGATCGTCATTTCGTTGATTTTGGCCGGCTTTGTCGGAGCCTTTAACGAAACGGCGCTTAATATCGCACTAAGCAACTTCATTCAAGTGTTTCAAGTTACTGAAACGACGGTTCAGTGGCTAACAACCGGCTACTTGCTGACGCTGGGCATTTTAGTGCCTTTGTCGGGACTGCTCATGCAGTGGTTTACTACAAGGCAGCTGTTTTTAACCGCGGTCATCTTTTCTGTTATTGGTGCTGGTATTGGGGGAATGGCAGGCAGCTTCGAGGTGCTGATGACAGCCCGTATTTTTCAGGCGATCGGAACAGGACTTCTGCTCCCGCTTATGTTCAATACGGTGCTTATTATATTTCCGCCCCATAAGCGTGGCTTTGCCATGGGACTTGTGACACTCGTATTTACGGCTGCACCTGCTGTAGGTCCAACCGTCTCCGGTTTGTTGATTGCCCATTTAAGCTGGCACTGGATTTTCTGGCTATCCCTCGTTCTTATGCTAATTGCATCGCTCGTTGGGTTCATATATATGCAAAATGTATCTGCCATTACCAAACCGCGCATCGACTTGTTATCTCTTGTATTGTCGACTGCCGGGTTCGGCGGCATTGTGTTTGGCTTTGGCAATGCCGGTGAAAGTGAGGCTGGCTGGAGCAGCATGAACGTCATTGTGCCACTAGCTGTTGGTGGGCTTTCACTCGTATTGTTCGTCATTCGGCAATTGATGATGAAGCAGCCATTAATGAATTTAAGAGCATTCAAGCACCCGATGTTCGTTGTCGGTTCCTTATTAATTTTTGTATGCATGATCGTAAATCTCTCCTCCATGTTAGTATTGCCGATGCTTTTAATTCGGGTATTTGAAATGAGTACATTATCGGCGGCGATCACGCTGCTCCCGGGCGGTATTATATTGGGGGTATTTTCTCCTGTTATTGGCCGTCTGTTTGACCAATTCGGCCCTCGATGGCTCGTGATACCGGGCATCCTTTTAGCGGCGGTTACGATTTGGTTCTTCTCGGCTGTAACGGCTGTATCCACAATTGCATTTATTGTCATGCTGCATATTTGTCTCATGATCGGTGTTTTATTAGTGTGGATGCCTGCCCAGACGAATGGGATGAATCAGCTACCGCGCCATATGCATCCAGATGGAACAGCTATTATGAATACGCTCATCCAGATTGCAGGCGCGATCGGCATGGCCGTCGCGGTCAGCGTCATGGCTTCCGGCGCCAATCGCTATATGCATCATGCAGCTGGGGGAAGCGGTTCGCCATTTACGCCAGCCGCGCTTACGGCAGGCATTCAGGATGCCTTTGTATTTGTCCTCTTCGTTGCAGTAGCGGGGGCCATCGTTGGACTCTTTATAAAACGTGTAAAAGCTGCCTAG